Proteins encoded by one window of Micromonospora coxensis:
- a CDS encoding lipoprotein, with amino-acid sequence MKRQVAVLAALTLAVSAGCAEKTEQPAAAPAPSASASPTASPIASGPPWHDEVAPAAAGATVGPKGSTCPLPITFSVPAKWKVKAVTSGADFKIGPAVPICEIDAKPAGHIGFLRVWRIEGAAPRTPQITLDAFIDDYGKATERQYRRTKAGPLDSFEASWAGEDGHKRAILVSSLYGKILITLGGMDDEEFEAMLPAYQLAKSSANLPK; translated from the coding sequence ATGAAGCGACAGGTGGCCGTGCTGGCCGCACTCACCCTGGCCGTGTCGGCCGGCTGCGCCGAGAAGACGGAGCAGCCGGCCGCCGCGCCCGCACCGTCGGCGTCGGCGAGCCCGACCGCCTCGCCGATCGCGTCCGGCCCACCCTGGCACGACGAGGTCGCCCCGGCCGCCGCCGGCGCCACGGTCGGCCCGAAGGGCAGCACCTGCCCCCTGCCGATCACCTTCTCGGTGCCGGCGAAGTGGAAGGTCAAGGCGGTGACGTCCGGCGCGGACTTCAAGATCGGTCCTGCCGTGCCGATCTGCGAGATCGACGCGAAGCCGGCCGGGCACATCGGATTCCTGCGGGTCTGGCGGATCGAGGGGGCGGCGCCCCGGACGCCGCAGATCACCCTGGACGCGTTCATCGACGACTACGGCAAGGCGACCGAGCGGCAGTACCGCCGGACCAAGGCCGGACCGCTGGACTCGTTCGAGGCGAGCTGGGCCGGCGAGGACGGGCACAAGCGGGCGATCCTGGTGTCCAGCCTCTACGGCAAGATCCTCATCACCCTCGGCGGGATGGACGACGAGGAGTTCGAGGCGATGCTCCCGGCGTACCAGCTGGCCAAGTCGAGCGCGAACCTGCCGAAGTGA
- a CDS encoding lipoprotein yields the protein MRRRAAVLVLAALTAIVATGCTGGDGTPAGDASPPAPTSTGEPWYDEVNPAPAAGSVGGPGSPCPLPVSFSLPEQWTPKPIQVPEGELAEVLGEAFTRRGGATARCEVDGRRAGGGFLRVWTADDPAVEARPALEAFVAGEEKVSGQEFRSVRAGGVDAVEATWVSTSELTEDTNRSWAFAVRAGGRTVLVTVSENLLAEATDLLPGYRLAGRSLTVG from the coding sequence GTGCGACGACGTGCCGCTGTGCTGGTGCTGGCCGCGCTGACCGCCATCGTGGCGACCGGCTGCACCGGGGGCGACGGGACACCGGCCGGCGACGCCTCGCCGCCGGCCCCGACCTCCACCGGCGAGCCGTGGTACGACGAGGTCAATCCCGCCCCGGCGGCCGGGAGCGTCGGTGGCCCGGGCAGCCCCTGCCCGCTGCCGGTCTCCTTCTCCCTGCCGGAGCAGTGGACGCCGAAGCCGATCCAGGTCCCCGAGGGGGAGCTGGCGGAGGTCCTCGGTGAGGCGTTCACCCGGCGGGGTGGGGCCACCGCCCGGTGCGAGGTCGACGGCCGGCGTGCCGGCGGCGGCTTCCTGCGGGTCTGGACGGCCGACGACCCGGCCGTCGAGGCGCGACCGGCGCTGGAGGCGTTCGTCGCCGGTGAGGAGAAGGTCAGCGGTCAGGAGTTCCGGTCGGTACGGGCCGGCGGCGTCGACGCGGTCGAGGCGACCTGGGTGTCCACCAGCGAGCTGACCGAGGACACCAACCGGTCCTGGGCGTTCGCGGTACGGGCCGGCGGGCGGACCGTGCTGGTCACGGTGAGCGAGAACCTCCTCGCCGAGGCCACGGACCTGCTGCCCGGGTACCGGCTGGCCGGGCGGAGCCTGACCGTCGGCTGA
- a CDS encoding helix-turn-helix domain-containing protein: MDDRDALFTIGQLARRTGLTVRTVRFWSDEGLLPPTGRSSGGHRLYDAAAVARLELVRTLRELGIGLEQARAVLDRQRSVAEVAAAHVRALDAEIRTLRLHRAVLRSITRRGGTTEELRLVTDLARLTARERQQIIDDFVTEVFAGLPTDAPGAGLAAAMRALPAELPDEPTDAEVDAWLELAGLVRDPGFRRRVREMAVAGAADDAPAPAPLPDVEPAREAVAAGVAPDSPAAREIVERIVGPSLSEVDRVALADRLATFTDRRVERYWQLVGVLRRQPPFPPTVPAVEWLIDALRGQHGTPRIG; encoded by the coding sequence GTGGACGACCGCGATGCCCTGTTCACCATCGGCCAGCTCGCCCGCCGTACCGGCCTGACCGTACGCACGGTCCGGTTCTGGTCCGACGAGGGGCTGCTCCCACCCACCGGCCGCTCGTCCGGCGGGCACCGGCTCTACGACGCCGCCGCCGTGGCCCGCCTGGAGTTGGTACGCACCCTGCGGGAGCTGGGCATCGGGCTGGAGCAGGCGCGGGCCGTCCTGGACCGTCAGCGCAGCGTCGCGGAGGTCGCCGCCGCGCACGTCCGCGCGTTGGACGCCGAGATCCGGACGCTACGGCTGCACCGGGCGGTGCTGCGGTCGATCACACGACGTGGTGGCACGACCGAGGAGTTGAGACTCGTGACCGACCTGGCCCGCCTCACCGCCCGCGAGCGGCAACAGATCATCGACGACTTCGTGACGGAGGTCTTCGCCGGCCTACCCACCGACGCACCGGGTGCCGGGCTGGCCGCCGCGATGCGCGCGCTCCCCGCCGAGTTGCCCGACGAGCCCACCGACGCCGAGGTGGACGCCTGGCTGGAGCTGGCCGGGCTGGTGCGGGACCCGGGCTTCCGCCGTCGGGTACGCGAGATGGCCGTGGCCGGTGCGGCCGACGACGCGCCGGCACCCGCGCCGCTGCCCGACGTCGAGCCGGCCCGGGAGGCGGTGGCCGCCGGTGTCGCCCCGGACTCCCCCGCCGCGCGGGAGATCGTCGAACGGATCGTCGGCCCCTCGCTGTCCGAGGTGGACCGCGTCGCCCTGGCCGACCGGCTGGCCACCTTCACCGACCGACGGGTGGAGCGGTATTGGCAGCTCGTCGGGGTGCTCCGCCGGCAGCCGCCGTTCCCGCCGACGGTGCCGGCCGTGGAGTGGCTGATCGACGCCCTACGCGGACAGCACGGGACGCCGCGCATCGGCTAA
- the fabF gene encoding beta-ketoacyl-ACP synthase II, with protein MSRPDVVVTGLGATTPLGGDVASTWDAMLAGRSGVGPLTQEWAAQLPVQIAAQLAVDPAEVLERVKLRRLDRSEAIALIAAHQAWADAGLADSGLDPERLAVSVGSGIGGATTLLAQDDILEKSGPRRVSPHTVPMLMPNGPAAWVGLELGAKAGVHSVASACATGAEAIALGLDIIRAGRADVVVAGGTEAVIHPLPIAGFASMRAMSTRNDEPERASRPWDKGRDGFVLGEGAGIVVLERADHAAARGARVYARLAGAGITSDAYDMVQPHAEGEGAIRAIRKAIADADVAKMDIMHVNAHATSTPVGDMLEIGALHQALGDHPVLAATKSMTGHLLGAAGALESIATILAIRDGVVPPTINLDDPDDGLTMDVAAHEARHMEIPAALNNAFGFGGHNVALVFTRA; from the coding sequence ATGAGTCGTCCCGACGTCGTCGTCACCGGGCTCGGCGCGACCACCCCGCTGGGCGGGGACGTCGCGTCGACCTGGGACGCCATGCTCGCCGGCCGCTCCGGGGTGGGTCCGCTCACCCAGGAGTGGGCCGCGCAGCTCCCCGTCCAGATCGCCGCCCAGCTCGCGGTCGATCCCGCCGAGGTGCTGGAGCGGGTCAAGCTTCGCCGGCTGGACCGCTCCGAGGCGATCGCCCTGATCGCCGCCCACCAGGCCTGGGCCGACGCCGGCCTCGCCGACTCCGGGCTGGACCCGGAGCGGCTCGCCGTCAGCGTCGGCTCCGGCATCGGCGGCGCCACCACCCTGCTCGCCCAGGACGACATCCTGGAGAAGTCCGGCCCGCGGCGGGTCTCCCCGCACACGGTGCCGATGCTGATGCCCAACGGCCCGGCCGCCTGGGTCGGGCTGGAGCTGGGCGCCAAGGCCGGCGTGCACTCGGTGGCCAGCGCCTGCGCCACCGGCGCCGAGGCCATCGCGCTCGGCCTGGACATCATCCGCGCCGGCCGGGCCGACGTGGTGGTGGCCGGCGGCACCGAGGCGGTCATCCACCCGCTGCCGATCGCCGGGTTCGCCTCGATGCGGGCCATGTCGACCCGCAACGACGAGCCCGAGCGGGCCTCCCGTCCGTGGGACAAGGGCCGCGACGGCTTCGTCCTCGGTGAGGGCGCCGGCATCGTGGTGCTGGAACGCGCCGACCACGCCGCCGCCCGCGGCGCCCGGGTGTACGCGCGCCTCGCCGGTGCCGGCATCACCTCCGACGCGTACGACATGGTGCAGCCGCACGCCGAGGGCGAGGGGGCCATCAGGGCAATCCGGAAGGCGATTGCGGACGCCGACGTCGCCAAAATGGACATCATGCACGTCAACGCGCACGCGACGTCGACGCCGGTGGGCGACATGTTGGAGATCGGGGCGCTGCACCAGGCACTCGGGGACCACCCGGTGCTGGCGGCGACCAAGTCGATGACCGGTCACCTGCTCGGCGCGGCCGGGGCGTTGGAGTCGATCGCCACCATCCTGGCGATCCGCGACGGTGTCGTACCTCCGACCATCAACCTGGACGACCCCGACGACGGCCTGACCATGGACGTGGCCGCACACGAGGCGCGCCACATGGAGATCCCCGCCGCGCTGAACAACGCGTTCGGCTTCGGCGGCCACAACGTGGCTCTCGTCTTCACGCGCGCCTGA
- a CDS encoding acyl-CoA carboxylase subunit beta: MTTTAISADTSTADHRDPEVRLRALFDAGSLRLCVSRDESGVVWARGEVEGSPVVAYATDATRMGGAMGTEGCRRVVDAIDTAVRERVPVVGLWHSGGARLAEGVVALDAVGQVFAAMVRASGRVPQISVVLGPAAGGAAYGPALTDIVVMSGAGRIFVTGPEVVRSVTGEQVDMERLGGPEPHGRRSGVVHVTCADDETALERARTLAALLGRQGRLSPDDVPVGDESHDLAAKMPTEANRAYDVKPVVAALLDGPGVELHAKWAPNVVTTLGRFAGRTVGVIANNPLRLGGCLDASSAEKAARFVRMCDSLGVPLIVLVDVPGYLPGLGQEWDGVVRRGAKLLHAFAEAVVPRVTLVTRKAYGGAYIAMNSRSLGATAVFAWPNAEVAVMGASAAVNILHRKTLAAAAPEDRETLRAQLIEEQIRTAGGVNRALEIGVVDDVIKPDETRRRIAEALATAPAARGAHGNIPL, translated from the coding sequence GTGACCACCACCGCAATCAGCGCGGACACCTCGACAGCCGACCACCGCGATCCCGAGGTGCGGCTGCGGGCGTTGTTCGACGCGGGTTCGTTGCGTCTGTGTGTGTCGCGGGACGAGTCGGGGGTGGTGTGGGCGCGGGGTGAGGTGGAGGGCTCACCGGTGGTGGCGTACGCCACGGATGCCACCCGGATGGGTGGTGCGATGGGCACCGAGGGGTGTCGGCGGGTGGTGGACGCGATCGACACGGCGGTGCGTGAGCGGGTGCCGGTGGTGGGGTTGTGGCATTCGGGTGGGGCACGGCTGGCCGAGGGTGTGGTCGCGTTGGACGCCGTCGGTCAGGTGTTCGCGGCGATGGTGCGGGCCTCGGGGCGGGTGCCGCAGATCTCGGTGGTGTTGGGTCCGGCCGCGGGTGGGGCGGCGTACGGTCCGGCGTTGACCGACATCGTGGTGATGAGTGGGGCGGGTCGGATCTTCGTGACCGGTCCGGAGGTGGTGCGCTCGGTCACCGGTGAGCAGGTCGACATGGAGCGCCTCGGTGGGCCGGAGCCGCACGGCCGCCGCTCGGGGGTGGTGCACGTGACGTGCGCCGACGACGAGACGGCGCTGGAGCGGGCGCGGACGTTGGCGGCGTTGTTGGGTCGTCAGGGCCGGCTGTCGCCGGATGACGTGCCGGTCGGGGACGAGTCGCACGATCTGGCGGCGAAGATGCCGACCGAGGCGAACCGGGCCTACGACGTCAAGCCGGTCGTCGCCGCGCTGCTCGACGGTCCGGGTGTGGAGTTGCACGCCAAGTGGGCGCCGAACGTGGTGACCACGCTGGGGCGTTTCGCCGGGCGCACGGTCGGGGTGATCGCGAACAACCCGTTGCGGCTGGGGGGTTGTCTGGACGCGTCCAGCGCGGAGAAGGCGGCCCGGTTCGTGCGCATGTGCGACAGCCTCGGAGTGCCGTTGATCGTGCTGGTCGACGTGCCCGGCTACCTGCCCGGCCTCGGTCAGGAATGGGACGGCGTGGTACGCCGCGGCGCGAAGCTGCTGCACGCCTTCGCCGAAGCCGTCGTGCCCCGGGTCACCCTGGTCACCCGCAAGGCCTACGGCGGCGCCTACATCGCCATGAACTCCCGTAGCCTCGGCGCGACCGCGGTGTTCGCCTGGCCGAACGCCGAAGTCGCCGTCATGGGCGCCAGCGCCGCGGTCAACATCCTGCACCGCAAGACCCTCGCCGCCGCCGCACCCGAAGACCGCGAAACCCTCCGCGCGCAGTTGATCGAGGAGCAGATCCGCACCGCCGGCGGCGTCAACCGCGCCTTGGAGATCGGCGTCGTCGACGACGTCATCAAACCCGACGAAACCCGACGCCGCATCGCCGAAGCCCTCGCCACCGCCCCCGCCGCCCGGGGCGCGCACGGCAACATCCCGCTGTAA